One genomic segment of Scomber japonicus isolate fScoJap1 chromosome 23, fScoJap1.pri, whole genome shotgun sequence includes these proteins:
- the LOC128353263 gene encoding hepatocyte growth factor-like translates to MRTNVWIYQALVCVVVLDTGCCRRAHQSLQKYEKTENHMLVCTDCPQPSLVRSSRSQEHCARKCKKVKKNFNCRAFNFQRHNRKCHLLPFDRFTHGVQKQANTNFTLYEKKDYIRECIIGTKDNYRGRRSWTKSNITCQAWSDNNINEHTFYPDRYPTQDLRENFCRNPNNDPGGPWCYTTDPNVRAEECGIPQCSEEVCITCNGEDYRGKVDHTESGKDCQRWDSARPHKHHFQPKKYKDKDLKDNYCRNPDNRLRPWCYTVDPKTPWEYCNITVCDSNSSEDGDVNVTTSCVQGKGTDYRGTMNVTPEGVTCQRWDSQFPHNHSFLPKNFKCNFCVCYRDLRENYCRNPDGADYPWCFTTDPNQRIANCTHIPRCDAEATQKMECYEANGETYRGTLSITRSGIPCADWSHHINSGDSHSTVSHVGLEKNYCRNPDRDKHGPWCYTNPNNRLAWDYCKLKPCESATVAPQLDTRTRPKISCFVHINTRIVGGHQVQGTDGSWVVSIQREKVHLCGGSLIREDWILTDQQCFTSCVPDLRDYTVQVGLRHLNESSNHPRLRISRLICGPEGSNLVMLKLADPAPVSEGASTIHLPVKECHITEGTNCTMYGWGETKNTQYDETLNAVTMPMVNNDMCSQIKGDAGESRICAGGKRGEGVCDKDNGGPLVCQEHERKVIVGVSIQRTKCASSQPALFVNVAFYSEWIYKVFKLYPSLERN, encoded by the exons GTTGCTGTAGAAGGGCTCACCAGTCATTACAAAAGTATGAGAAGACTGAGAACCACATGCTGGTTTGCACAGACTGTCCTCAGCCCTCTTTGGTACGAAGCAGCCGATCACAGGAACACTGCGCCCGCAAGTGCAAGAAGGTCAAGAAAAACTTCAACTGCAG AGCTTTCAACTTTCAAAGGCACAACAGGAAATGCCACTTGCTTCCTTTTGACCGCTTCACACACGGTGTACAGAAGCAGGCCAACACCAACTTTACTttgtatgaaaaaaaag ATTATATAAGGGAGTGTATCATCGGCACCAAGGACAACTACAGAGGGAGGAGGTCTTGGACAAAGTCAAACATAACTTGCCAAGCATGGTCTGATAATAACATCAATGAGCACAC GTTTTATCCTGATAGGTACCCAACGCAAGACCTGAGGGAGAACTTCTGTCGGAATCCCAACAATGATCCTGGTGGTCCGTGGTGCTACACTACAGACCCCAACGTACGGGCTGAAGAGTGTGGCATACCACAGTGTTCAGAAG AGGTTTGTATTACGTGTAACGGAGAGGATTACCGGGGCAAAGTAGACCATACAGAGAGCGGCAAGGATTGTCAGAGATGGGACTCAGCAAGGCCTCACAAACACCACTTCCAGCCCAAAAA GTACAAAGACAAAGATTTAAAGGACAACTATTGTCGTAACCCAGATAATCGTCTGCGTCCCTGGTGCTACACCGTGGATCCCAAAACTCCATGGGAGTACTGCAACATCACTGTGTGTG ACTCAAACTCCAGTGAGGACGGAGATGTAAATGTAACAACATCATGTGTCCAGGGAAAGGGCACAGATTACCGAGGCACAATGAATGTCACTCCAGAGGGTGTGACATGTCAGCGCTGGGACTCCCAGTTCCCCCATAACCACTCCTTTCTTCCTAAGAACTTCAAATGCAA tttttgtgtgtgttacagagacCTTAGAGAGAACTACTGCCGTAACCCTGATGGTGCAGATTACCCATGGTGCTTCACTACAGACCCTAATCAGAGGATAGCCAACTGCACGCACATCCCCAGGTGTGATGCTGAGGCCACACAAAAAATGG AGTGCTATGAAGCCAACGGAGAGACATACCGGGGCACTTTATCCATAACTCGCTCGGGGATTCCCTGTGCAGACTGGTCACATCACATAAACAG tggGGATTCTCACTCTACAGTATCCCATGTAGGGTTGGAGAAGAACTACTGCCGGAACCCAGACCGGGATAAGCATGGCCCTTGGTGTTACACCAATCCAAATAACCGCTTGGCTTGGGACTACTGCAAACTGAAGCCCT GTGAATCAGCTACAGTGGCTCCTCAACTAGACA CTCGAACCAGACCCAAGATATCATGCTTTGTGCATATAAACACCAGAATTGTTGGAGGACATCAAGTTCAAGGTACAGATGGCAGCTGGGTTGTAAGCATCCAAAGAGA GAAGGTTCATTTGTGTGGTGGCTCACTAATCAGAGAAGACTGGATTTTGACAGACCAACAGTGCTTCACATCCTG TGTTCCAGATCTCAGGGATTACACTGTGCAGGTCGGTCTGCGCCACCTCAATGAGTCCTCAAACCATCCAAGACTACGCATCTCTCGTCTGATCTGTGGGCCAGAAGGATCCAACCTGGTTATGCTGAAACTAGCAGA TCCTGCCCCTGTGTCTGAGGGCGCCTCCACTATTCATCTTCCAGTAAAAGAGTGTCACATCACCGAAGGCACCAACTGCACCATGTATGGATGGGGGGAAACCAAAA ATACACAATATGATGAGACACTCAACGCTGTGACTATGCCAATGGTCAACAATGACATGTGCTCACAAATCAAAGGGGATGCTGGAGAAAGCAGGATATGTGCTGGCGGCAAGAGAGGAGAAGGTGTATGTGAT AAAGACAACGGTGGCCCATTGGTTTGCCAAGAACATGAGCGCAAAGTCATCGTCGGTGTGAGCATCCAAAGAACAAAATGTGCCTCATCCCAGCCCGCGCTTTTTGTTAACGTTGCTTTCTACTCTGAGTGGATATACAAAGTGTTCAAACTTTACCCCAGTTTGGAGAGGAACTGA